The window tcaaattttttttatatacatgcCAAATTATACACAAATTCACAAAAATATGTAGCCGTTGAACCAACATGGGAAGACTACTCTATTTCACTCTCTCTCTTATACTCTCAATTTCCAATTTCCGGCGAACATCCGCCGCCGTCGACGACAACACCCTCAAAATAGGCTTCACCGCCGTCCCCGACTCTTCCATTTCCAACTTCCAATCTCTACTCATCGATTCCACCGGCAATTACTCACTCGGTTTCCTTCGACTCGACCGAACCCAACTCAATCTCGCCCTCATCCACCTTCCATCTTCCTTAACAATCTGGACCGCCATTAAAACCACCAACCTAAAATGGTCCAAaacaactaaattatttttcaacggCAGTCTCGTTATTCAAGACACCACCTCCGGGGTATCTTGGTCAACCGACACCAATGGCGATCGCGTTTGGATCACAAACAACTCAAATCTCATCGTTGATAAACGTGAAGAAAACTCCATTTTATGGCAAAGTTTTGATTTTCCATCTGATACCCTTATGGAAAATCAGATTTTCACTAGTACCATGAAATTGGTTTCGTCAAACGGGTTGTATAGTATGAAATTAGGATCCGATTATTTCGGTCTGTACTCCGCCGCCGGCGGCGGCGCCGGtcagatttattttaaacaCGGTGCTTTACAGGCGAAGGCGGATATAATAGAGGGTAAACcaatttatattgttataagCCCAGATGGGTATATGGGTATGTATCAAAACGGGTCAAATACTCCGGTTGACGTTGAACCCTTTAGCAGCTTCCAACAAAACGGGTCTGGACTTCACAGGATCCGACTTGAACAAGACGGGAATTTAAAGGGTTATTACTGGATCGGGTCAAGTTGGGTTTTGGATTATAAATCGATTTCCGACCCGTGTGAGTTACCGAGTTCTTGTGGGTCATATTCGATTTGTGAAGAAGGGAAAGGTTGTTCTTGTATTGATAACCGGACGGAATATAGGTCATCCTCCGGCGGTTGTACTTCGCCGGGAAATGATCTTCACGGCGACTTTTGCGGTACCGGCGCCGACGCCGGCATATTGAGAAGGGAAGGTGTTGAGTTGCCACGTAAGGAATTAATGGCGGCGGAAAAAATGAATTCTCAATCTCAATGTGAGAATGCATGTGAAAGAAACTGTTCATGTTGGGGGGCGGTGTATAGTAACTCTTCTGGGTTGTGTTACAGGATAGAATACCCCATACAGACTTTATTAGCTATTTCGGATAAG is drawn from Impatiens glandulifera chromosome 3, dImpGla2.1, whole genome shotgun sequence and contains these coding sequences:
- the LOC124931094 gene encoding PAN domain-containing protein At5g03700, with protein sequence MGRLLYFTLSLILSISNFRRTSAAVDDNTLKIGFTAVPDSSISNFQSLLIDSTGNYSLGFLRLDRTQLNLALIHLPSSLTIWTAIKTTNLKWSKTTKLFFNGSLVIQDTTSGVSWSTDTNGDRVWITNNSNLIVDKREENSILWQSFDFPSDTLMENQIFTSTMKLVSSNGLYSMKLGSDYFGLYSAAGGGAGQIYFKHGALQAKADIIEGKPIYIVISPDGYMGMYQNGSNTPVDVEPFSSFQQNGSGLHRIRLEQDGNLKGYYWIGSSWVLDYKSISDPCELPSSCGSYSICEEGKGCSCIDNRTEYRSSSGGCTSPGNDLHGDFCGTGADAGILRREGVELPRKELMAAEKMNSQSQCENACERNCSCWGAVYSNSSGLCYRIEYPIQTLLAISDKTKTGYFKIREGAREMGVVPMGLKVGIGLLSGVIVLLAIGIGFGFYGIWKNKREGVIGYGEEHGAPSVGGPYKNLAAASFRSIELSER